CGCCGGCTAACGATACCGCGCAGCAGCAAGCGCCCGCATCGCATCCCTGAACCGCCGCGCGCTCGGAACACCCGCTGCGCGCATCGGCGCTCAAAACAACGGAGGAGGACCGAAGTCCTCCTCCGCGCTCACAATCCGGTTGCTACTTCGTGACGGAAGACGCGAAGGCCGCTTCGAGCCGGGCCACGGCGTCATTGGCGCGTTTGACCGAGTCCTCAGCGCCGGCCGCTGCTTCCTGGGCGGTCTTCGCCGATTGCGCAGCCGTGTTAGCCGAGTTCTGCGCGTTGCTCGAGGCGGTCGAAGCCTGCTGCGCGCTCGACTCCGCCTGCGAAGTCGCCTGGTCGATCTGGGTCTGGTAACTGCATCCGGCGACTAACAGCCCGCTGAGCGCCAGCATTCCGATCATCAAGTTCTTCATCCGAAACTCCTCCCTGGCTAAACCGGTAAAATCGGTTTCGATATGACGTGAGGCA
Above is a genomic segment from Candidatus Binataceae bacterium containing:
- a CDS encoding Lpp/OprI family alanine-zipper lipoprotein — encoded protein: MKNLMIGMLALSGLLVAGCSYQTQIDQATSQAESSAQQASTASSNAQNSANTAAQSAKTAQEAAAGAEDSVKRANDAVARLEAAFASSVTK